A single Kribbella aluminosa DNA region contains:
- a CDS encoding alpha/beta fold hydrolase, whose translation MTLHFVSHGDGVPVLALHGWSPDHRLMTGCLEPIFGELTGYRRIYPDLPAMGQSPAGDIDSSDGIMTALREFIDEQIGDVPFLLLGESYGGYLARALVAERPEQVRGLAMICPIGELWHKDRKLPEQVVLRTEPGVLESLEEGEDFTDLAVVQTAAALAAYRSDVVPGLAIADKAAMERIQKNWALTIAPESGPPYLGPSLILCGRQDAVTGFEDQFTLLPHYPRATYAVVDVAGHNLQIEQPELLRAFVREWLLRVG comes from the coding sequence ATGACACTGCACTTCGTGTCTCACGGCGACGGCGTCCCGGTTCTCGCGTTGCACGGCTGGTCGCCGGACCACCGGCTGATGACCGGCTGTCTGGAGCCGATCTTCGGTGAGCTGACCGGCTACCGCAGGATCTACCCGGACCTGCCTGCGATGGGGCAGAGCCCAGCCGGCGACATCGACAGCTCGGACGGGATCATGACGGCGCTGCGGGAGTTCATCGACGAGCAGATCGGCGACGTGCCGTTCCTCTTACTCGGCGAGTCGTACGGCGGGTACCTCGCGCGCGCACTGGTCGCCGAGCGACCGGAGCAGGTCCGCGGTCTCGCGATGATCTGCCCGATCGGCGAGCTCTGGCACAAGGACCGGAAACTGCCCGAGCAGGTCGTCCTGCGGACCGAGCCCGGCGTGCTCGAGTCGCTCGAGGAGGGCGAGGACTTCACCGACCTGGCGGTGGTGCAGACCGCGGCGGCTTTGGCGGCGTACCGCTCCGATGTGGTGCCGGGGCTGGCGATCGCCGACAAGGCCGCGATGGAGCGCATCCAGAAGAACTGGGCGCTGACGATCGCGCCGGAGAGCGGTCCGCCGTACCTCGGGCCGTCGCTGATCCTGTGCGGGCGGCAGGACGCGGTGACCGGGTTCGAGGACCAGTTCACGCTGCTCCCCCACTATCCGCGGGCAACGTACGCCGTCGTCGACGTGGCCGGGCACAACCTGCAGATCGAGCAGCCGGAGCTGCTGCGCGCGTTCGTGAGGGAGTGGTTGCTCAGAGTGGGTTGA
- a CDS encoding universal stress protein: protein MKILVGYVPTPEGEAALAAAAAEAELRGASILLLNTSRGDSYIDARYANADELAAAAAKLREQGVEVTIQQALSEGDVAGALLKAAAADDVALIVLGLRRRSPVGKLILGSTAQRVLLESPVPVLAVKVASPHD from the coding sequence GTGAAGATTCTCGTCGGATACGTACCAACGCCCGAGGGTGAGGCGGCGCTGGCCGCAGCGGCGGCCGAGGCCGAGCTGCGCGGGGCCTCGATCCTGCTGCTGAACACCAGCCGCGGGGACTCCTACATCGACGCCCGCTACGCCAACGCCGACGAGTTGGCCGCCGCCGCGGCGAAGCTGCGCGAACAGGGCGTCGAGGTGACGATCCAGCAGGCCCTCTCCGAGGGCGACGTGGCCGGCGCCCTCCTCAAGGCAGCCGCCGCCGACGACGTCGCGCTGATCGTCCTCGGCCTCCGCCGCCGCAGCCCGGTCGGCAAGCTCATCCTGGGCAGCACCGCCCAGCGGGTCCTGCTGGAGTCGCCCGTCCCGGTACTCGCGGTCAAGGTCGCCTCCCCCCACGACTGA
- a CDS encoding LLM class flavin-dependent oxidoreductase, with protein sequence MPELQVVLPDESAAMPPERLVELAIAAEQLGYGTAWLPDHLLPPGEFGPTYGGVYEPLVTIGYLAARTTRIRFGTSVLVLPLRSPYVVAKQAATLHRLSGERIVLGIGAGWAEAEFAAVGAVFEERGRRTDESLGIIRDLFEGRDRGGVFEPAVRAPLPVMIGGTTGPALRRAARYGDEWQGLGLDGAGFAAAVEKLRSYGDRPVRVGTRLDWSAGEPDPVVAMAHELADAGAETVAVSFGDESGALERMTRFHALFTAGFTAGFTAGFTAGFTAGFTAG encoded by the coding sequence ATGCCCGAACTCCAAGTGGTTCTCCCGGACGAGTCCGCCGCGATGCCGCCCGAGCGTCTCGTCGAGCTGGCGATCGCCGCCGAACAGCTCGGCTACGGCACGGCGTGGTTGCCCGACCACCTGCTCCCGCCAGGCGAGTTCGGTCCGACGTACGGCGGCGTCTACGAACCGCTGGTGACGATCGGCTACCTCGCCGCGCGGACGACCCGGATCCGGTTCGGTACGTCGGTACTCGTGCTCCCGCTGCGCAGCCCGTACGTCGTCGCGAAGCAGGCCGCGACGCTGCACCGGCTCTCCGGCGAACGGATCGTGCTCGGCATCGGCGCGGGGTGGGCGGAGGCCGAGTTCGCGGCGGTGGGTGCGGTGTTCGAGGAGCGCGGGCGGCGTACGGACGAGTCGCTCGGGATCATCCGCGATCTGTTCGAGGGCCGGGACCGGGGCGGCGTGTTCGAGCCCGCGGTGCGCGCGCCGCTGCCGGTGATGATCGGCGGTACGACGGGACCCGCGCTGCGTCGGGCCGCGCGGTACGGGGACGAGTGGCAGGGGCTCGGGCTGGACGGCGCCGGGTTCGCGGCGGCGGTCGAGAAGCTGCGGTCGTACGGCGACCGGCCGGTCCGGGTCGGGACGCGGCTCGACTGGTCCGCGGGTGAGCCGGACCCGGTCGTCGCGATGGCGCATGAGCTGGCCGATGCGGGGGCGGAGACGGTGGCGGTGTCGTTCGGGGACGAGAGCGGGGCGCTGGAGCGGATGACCCGGTTCCACGCCTTGTTCACGGCAGGGTTCACGGCAGGGTTCACGGCGGGGTTCACGGCGGGGTTCACGGCGGGGTTCACGGCGGGGTGA
- a CDS encoding AMP-binding protein, translating to MIHPIGPVRPPGWLVRSAAEVGGLPVALVRSGVWRSAGPAQLVRIERALRTWGQSMATLGAVAAIRFPDRAAVICGEDRLTYAELDARCERIAAGLHAQYGIVAGRKVAVLCRNHAGFLEATLSASRLGADVLFVNTEFAPPQLQAVLDQHHPDLLIHDPEFTPSPTIPSVTSAGALDELARSDTPEAPVGVRVGRITLLTSGTTGAPKGAPRVTGALGLAGLTGSALQRFGLRAAEPMVIAPPLFHGVGLLTSMLALFLGSPLVLRPRFDAATLLADVEATRAGSVVAVPVMLRRLLDLGPTATAEYDLRSLRAVVSGAAQLGAPLATEFIERFGPVLCDAYGSSEVGIATIATSADLIEAPGTVGRPCLGSSIRILDDLDRTVPPGTTGRIFAGGGLVFGGYSDGSNKTVVDGRMSTGDLGHLDTAGRLYVDGREDDMIVSGGENVYPVEVEQCLAAHPAVAEAVVTGVPDDEFGQRLLAYVVLTAPATEDELIAHVKANLARYKTPRQVVILDELPRNATGKVLRNRLTPP from the coding sequence ATGATCCACCCGATCGGACCGGTGCGCCCGCCCGGATGGCTGGTGCGCAGCGCGGCCGAGGTCGGCGGGTTGCCGGTGGCGCTGGTCAGATCTGGCGTGTGGCGCTCGGCCGGCCCGGCACAGCTGGTGCGGATCGAGCGGGCGCTGCGGACGTGGGGCCAGTCGATGGCAACCCTCGGCGCGGTCGCCGCCATCCGCTTCCCGGACCGGGCGGCGGTGATCTGCGGAGAGGATCGGCTGACGTACGCCGAGCTGGACGCCCGGTGCGAACGCATCGCCGCCGGGCTGCATGCACAGTACGGAATCGTTGCCGGCCGCAAGGTAGCGGTCCTCTGCCGAAACCACGCCGGCTTCCTGGAGGCGACGCTCTCAGCCTCCCGCCTCGGCGCCGACGTGCTCTTCGTGAACACCGAGTTCGCCCCACCCCAACTCCAAGCAGTCCTCGACCAGCACCACCCCGACCTGCTGATCCACGACCCAGAGTTCACCCCATCCCCGACCATCCCGTCCGTTACGTCCGCCGGCGCCTTGGACGAGCTGGCTCGGAGTGATACTCCGGAGGCGCCCGTCGGAGTGCGGGTTGGGCGCATCACGCTGCTTACCTCGGGGACTACGGGGGCGCCGAAGGGGGCGCCGCGGGTGACTGGTGCGTTGGGGTTGGCGGGGTTGACCGGGAGTGCGTTGCAGCGGTTCGGGCTTCGGGCCGCGGAGCCGATGGTGATCGCTCCGCCGTTGTTCCACGGGGTCGGGTTGCTGACCTCGATGCTGGCGTTGTTCCTCGGCTCTCCGTTGGTACTGCGGCCACGGTTCGACGCTGCCACGCTGCTGGCGGATGTCGAGGCGACCCGGGCGGGATCGGTCGTCGCGGTACCGGTGATGTTGCGGCGCCTGCTGGACCTCGGCCCGACGGCGACCGCGGAGTACGACCTGCGTTCGCTTCGCGCGGTCGTTTCCGGTGCCGCACAACTCGGCGCACCGCTGGCCACGGAGTTCATCGAACGGTTCGGCCCGGTGCTGTGCGACGCGTACGGATCCAGCGAGGTCGGCATCGCCACCATCGCCACCTCGGCGGACCTGATCGAAGCGCCGGGCACCGTCGGACGCCCGTGTCTCGGCAGCTCGATCCGCATCCTCGACGACCTCGACCGCACGGTGCCGCCCGGCACGACCGGACGGATCTTCGCCGGCGGCGGTCTGGTGTTCGGCGGGTACTCCGACGGTTCGAACAAGACCGTCGTCGACGGCCGGATGAGCACCGGCGACCTCGGCCACCTCGACACCGCCGGCCGGCTGTACGTGGACGGGCGGGAGGACGACATGATCGTGTCCGGCGGCGAGAACGTGTACCCGGTCGAGGTCGAGCAGTGCCTCGCCGCGCATCCCGCCGTCGCGGAGGCGGTCGTCACCGGCGTACCCGACGACGAGTTCGGCCAGCGGCTGCTCGCGTACGTGGTACTCACCGCGCCGGCCACCGAGGACGAACTCATCGCCCACGTGAAGGCGAACCTCGCCCGCTACAAGACCCCGCGCCAGGTCGTCATCCTCGACGAACTCCCCCGCAACGCCACCGGCAAGGTGCTCCGCAACCGCCTCACCCCGCCGTGA
- the hrpA gene encoding ATP-dependent RNA helicase HrpA → MNEIAGRLDGLMAYDREMLGRRLERVRRTKEERKRANELSAVVGAVEQAERRVEVRRQAVPEISYPEELPVSQLKDEIAAAIRDHQVVVVAGETGSGKTTQIPKICLELGRGIHGMIGHTQPRRIAARTVAERIAEELGTELGETIGFAVRFTDKVSERSLVKLMTDGILLNELQRDRDLTRYDTLIIDEAHERSLNIDFILGYLKRLLPRRPDLKVIITSATIDPERFAAHFAAADGTPAPIVEVSGRTYPVEVRYRPVNDPDDPGTIDRDQTQAILDAVDELEYEADGDVLVFLSGEREIRDTADALTDKYRAERRTTEILPLYARLSNAEQHRVFQPHSNRRIVLATNVAETSLTVPGIKYVVDPGTARISRYSHRTKVQHLPIEPVSQASANQRKGRSGRTSDGICIRLYSEEDFSSRPEFTDPEILRTNLASVILQMTAIGLGDIAAFPFLDEPDKRSITDGLQLLTELGAIDNPKGGRLTPIGRQLAQIPLDPRLARMIVEADKHACVREVMVIASALSIQDPRERPTDAEAQAQQAHARFRDPNSDFLGYLNLWSYLKKQQKELSGNQFRRMCRSEYLNYLRVREWQDIYAQLRQVASQIGVSLNSGAPADPQTVHISLMSGLLSHLGMKDPANQHQYLGARGTRFAIFPGSGLFKKPPQFVMAAELVETSKLWARVNAKIEPEWAEELAPHLIKRSYSEPHWERKAGAVMAYEKVTLYGVPIVARRKVNYGKVDPEVSRELFIRHALVEGDWDTHHKFFHENRRLVEEVEELEERTRRRDLLVDDETLFAFYDERIGAEVVTGRHFDTWWKTARQRDHDLLDFERSLVVREGAEVKEDEFPLRWTQNGMTFDLTYAFEPGTDADGVTVHIPLLVLNQVTADGFEWTVPGFREELVTTLIKSLPKSVRRNIVPAPDHARQILPELDPASGPLTDAMAEALHELRGVVIEPADWDWSRVPEHLRMTFRVEDDKRKTVAEGKDLARLKEKLKPKTTAAISQVASKAVNGLEKSGLTDWTFGDLPRSFSEHRNGLTVAGYPALYDEGKSVAIRLQETERDQAAAMWAGTRRLLLLTMPSVIDVVQRQLSSAQKLTLLAGPHRNVGELLDDAIAAAVDQLMAAAGGPAWNLTAFSILRDAVRSDLADTVLTILQQVEQVLAHARTVDKQISRASSPALLAALSDVRGQLEGLVHPGFITEAGAKRLPDLVRYLRGMEQRLDKLGANAARDRSGMAVVDMLTDEYRKKLRAVPTGKYPSPGLLEVRWMLEELRISLFAQTLGTPYPVSEKRVRKALTES, encoded by the coding sequence CTGAATGAGATCGCCGGTCGGCTGGACGGGCTGATGGCGTACGACCGGGAGATGCTCGGGCGGAGGCTTGAGCGGGTTCGGCGTACCAAGGAAGAGCGGAAGCGGGCCAACGAGCTCAGCGCTGTGGTCGGGGCGGTCGAGCAGGCCGAGCGGCGGGTCGAGGTACGGCGGCAGGCCGTGCCGGAGATCTCGTATCCGGAAGAGCTGCCGGTCAGCCAGCTCAAGGACGAGATCGCGGCCGCGATCCGGGACCACCAGGTCGTCGTGGTCGCGGGTGAGACCGGGTCCGGCAAGACCACGCAGATCCCGAAGATCTGTCTCGAGCTCGGGCGCGGCATCCACGGCATGATCGGGCACACCCAGCCCCGGCGGATCGCGGCGCGGACGGTCGCGGAGCGGATCGCCGAGGAGCTCGGCACCGAGCTGGGCGAGACGATCGGGTTCGCGGTCCGGTTCACCGACAAGGTCAGCGAACGCTCGCTGGTCAAGCTGATGACCGACGGCATCCTGCTGAACGAGCTGCAGCGCGACCGCGACCTCACCCGCTACGACACGCTGATCATCGACGAGGCGCACGAGCGCAGCCTGAACATCGACTTCATCCTCGGGTACCTGAAACGCCTGCTCCCCCGGCGCCCGGACCTGAAGGTGATCATCACCTCCGCGACCATCGACCCGGAGCGGTTCGCCGCGCACTTCGCGGCCGCCGACGGTACGCCGGCGCCGATCGTCGAGGTCTCCGGCCGGACCTACCCGGTCGAGGTGCGGTACCGCCCGGTCAACGACCCGGACGACCCGGGCACGATCGACCGCGACCAGACCCAGGCGATCCTGGACGCCGTCGACGAGCTCGAGTACGAGGCGGACGGCGACGTCCTGGTGTTCCTGTCCGGCGAGCGCGAGATCCGCGACACCGCCGACGCGCTGACCGACAAGTACCGCGCCGAACGCCGTACCACCGAGATCCTCCCGCTGTACGCGCGGCTCTCGAACGCCGAGCAGCACCGCGTCTTCCAGCCGCATTCGAACCGCCGCATCGTCCTCGCCACGAACGTCGCCGAGACCTCGCTGACCGTCCCCGGCATCAAGTACGTCGTCGACCCCGGTACGGCGCGCATCTCGCGCTACAGCCACCGCACCAAGGTCCAGCACCTCCCGATCGAGCCCGTCTCGCAGGCGAGCGCGAACCAGCGCAAGGGCCGCAGCGGCCGGACCAGCGACGGCATCTGCATCCGGCTGTACTCCGAGGAGGATTTCAGCAGCCGGCCGGAGTTCACCGATCCCGAGATCCTGCGCACGAACCTCGCGTCGGTGATCCTGCAGATGACCGCGATCGGGCTCGGCGACATCGCCGCGTTCCCGTTCCTCGACGAGCCGGACAAGCGCAGCATCACCGACGGCCTGCAACTGCTCACCGAGCTCGGCGCGATCGACAACCCGAAGGGCGGCCGGCTGACCCCGATCGGCCGCCAGCTCGCGCAGATCCCGCTCGACCCGCGGCTGGCCCGGATGATCGTCGAGGCGGACAAGCACGCCTGCGTCCGCGAGGTGATGGTGATCGCGTCCGCGCTGTCGATCCAGGACCCGCGCGAACGACCCACGGACGCCGAGGCTCAAGCTCAGCAGGCACACGCACGGTTCCGCGACCCGAACAGCGACTTCCTCGGGTACCTGAACCTGTGGAGCTACCTCAAGAAGCAGCAGAAGGAGCTGTCCGGCAACCAGTTCCGCCGGATGTGCCGCAGCGAGTACCTGAACTATCTGCGCGTCCGCGAGTGGCAGGACATCTACGCGCAGCTCCGCCAGGTCGCGTCGCAGATCGGCGTCTCGCTGAACTCCGGTGCACCGGCGGATCCGCAGACCGTGCACATCTCGCTGATGTCCGGCCTGCTCAGCCATCTCGGCATGAAGGACCCGGCGAACCAGCATCAGTACCTCGGCGCCCGCGGAACGCGGTTCGCGATCTTCCCCGGCTCCGGGCTGTTCAAGAAGCCGCCGCAGTTCGTGATGGCCGCCGAACTGGTCGAGACCTCGAAGCTCTGGGCCCGGGTGAACGCGAAGATCGAGCCCGAATGGGCCGAGGAGCTCGCCCCGCACCTGATCAAGCGCTCGTACTCCGAGCCGCACTGGGAACGCAAGGCCGGCGCCGTGATGGCGTACGAGAAGGTCACGCTGTACGGCGTACCGATCGTTGCCCGCCGCAAGGTGAACTACGGCAAGGTCGACCCGGAGGTGTCCCGCGAGCTGTTCATCCGGCACGCGCTGGTCGAGGGCGACTGGGACACGCACCACAAATTCTTCCACGAGAACCGCAGGCTGGTCGAAGAGGTCGAGGAGCTCGAGGAACGGACCCGGCGGCGCGACCTGCTGGTCGACGACGAGACCTTGTTCGCGTTCTACGACGAGCGGATCGGCGCCGAGGTGGTCACCGGACGGCACTTCGACACCTGGTGGAAGACCGCCCGGCAGCGCGACCACGACCTGCTCGACTTCGAGCGGTCGCTGGTGGTCCGCGAGGGCGCCGAGGTGAAGGAGGACGAGTTCCCGCTGCGCTGGACGCAGAACGGGATGACGTTCGACCTCACGTACGCGTTCGAGCCGGGCACGGACGCCGACGGCGTGACGGTCCACATCCCGCTGCTGGTGCTGAACCAGGTAACGGCGGACGGCTTCGAGTGGACCGTGCCCGGCTTCCGCGAGGAACTCGTCACCACTCTCATCAAGTCGCTGCCGAAGTCCGTCAGGCGGAACATCGTGCCCGCCCCGGATCACGCCCGGCAGATCCTGCCCGAGCTGGATCCGGCGTCCGGGCCGCTCACGGATGCGATGGCCGAAGCGCTGCACGAACTCCGCGGCGTGGTCATCGAGCCGGCCGACTGGGACTGGAGCCGGGTGCCGGAGCACCTGCGGATGACGTTCCGGGTCGAGGACGACAAGCGCAAGACGGTGGCCGAGGGCAAGGATCTCGCCAGGCTCAAGGAGAAGCTGAAGCCGAAGACGACGGCCGCGATCTCGCAGGTCGCGTCGAAGGCGGTCAACGGGCTGGAGAAGTCCGGGCTCACCGACTGGACGTTCGGGGATCTCCCCCGCAGCTTCTCCGAGCACCGCAACGGTCTCACCGTGGCCGGCTACCCAGCGCTGTACGACGAGGGCAAGAGCGTCGCGATCCGCCTGCAGGAGACCGAGCGCGACCAGGCCGCCGCGATGTGGGCCGGTACGCGCCGCCTGCTGTTGCTGACGATGCCGTCGGTGATCGATGTCGTCCAGCGTCAGCTCAGCAGTGCGCAGAAGCTGACGTTACTGGCTGGGCCGCACCGCAACGTCGGCGAGTTGCTGGACGATGCGATCGCCGCCGCCGTCGATCAGTTGATGGCGGCCGCGGGTGGACCGGCGTGGAACCTGACCGCGTTCTCGATCCTGCGGGACGCCGTCCGGTCGGACCTCGCCGACACCGTGCTGACGATCCTGCAACAGGTGGAGCAGGTGTTGGCGCACGCGCGGACCGTCGACAAGCAGATCTCGCGCGCGTCGTCGCCGGCGCTGCTCGCCGCGCTGTCGGACGTCCGCGGGCAACTGGAAGGTCTCGTGCACCCAGGCTTCATCACGGAGGCCGGCGCCAAGCGGCTGCCCGACCTCGTTCGGTACCTGCGCGGGATGGAGCAGCGTCTCGACAAGCTCGGCGCGAACGCGGCCCGGGACCGTTCCGGGATGGCCGTCGTCGACATGCTCACCGACGAGTACCGCAAGAAGCTCCGCGCCGTCCCGACCGGCAAGTACCCGAGCCCCGGTCTCCTGGAGGTCCGCTGGATGCTGGAGGAACTCCGGATCAGCCTGTTCGCCCAAACGCTCGGTACGCCGTACCCCGTGTCCGAGAAGCGCGTCCGGAAGGCGCTGACCGAAAGCTAG
- a CDS encoding SDR family NAD(P)-dependent oxidoreductase, which yields MVASKRPVGWSLLVALTNGHTRISDERLAAAVHGKVVLVTGSSYGIGEATARRLAAAGATVLLVARTEEQLQVVADEIRTGGGSAYVYPANLADPGAVEELVRTVLAEHGRVDVLVNNAGKSIRRSIADTYQRFHDIERTNAVNYLGPAKLVLELLPSMRERQSGHIVNVSTAGVRTPPMARWSAYLASKSAFDVWLRCVAQEVRGDGVTTSTVYMGLVHTRMSEPTPLLNKLPGLSPEQAADQVCTAVAERPHNITPPFVRPADAMGNLLRVPTDRLLEQYFRRTGGGKRR from the coding sequence ATGGTGGCTTCGAAGCGTCCGGTCGGGTGGTCGTTGCTGGTCGCGCTGACGAACGGACACACCAGGATCTCCGACGAACGGCTCGCTGCTGCTGTGCACGGGAAGGTCGTCCTGGTGACCGGCTCGTCGTACGGGATCGGTGAGGCGACCGCGCGGCGGCTGGCCGCGGCCGGGGCGACCGTGTTGCTGGTGGCCCGGACCGAGGAGCAGCTGCAGGTGGTGGCCGACGAGATCCGCACCGGCGGCGGGTCGGCGTACGTGTACCCGGCGAACCTGGCGGATCCGGGCGCGGTCGAGGAGCTGGTGCGGACGGTGCTCGCCGAGCACGGGCGGGTCGACGTACTCGTGAACAACGCGGGCAAGTCGATCCGGCGGTCGATCGCGGACACCTACCAGCGGTTCCACGACATCGAACGGACCAACGCGGTCAACTATCTCGGGCCGGCGAAGCTCGTGCTCGAGCTGCTGCCCTCGATGCGGGAGCGGCAGTCCGGGCACATCGTGAACGTGTCGACCGCAGGGGTGCGGACGCCGCCGATGGCCCGCTGGTCGGCGTACCTGGCGTCGAAGAGTGCCTTCGACGTGTGGCTGCGGTGCGTGGCGCAGGAGGTGCGCGGCGACGGGGTGACGACGTCGACGGTCTACATGGGGCTGGTGCACACGCGGATGAGCGAGCCGACGCCGTTGCTGAACAAGCTGCCCGGGCTGTCGCCGGAGCAGGCCGCCGATCAGGTGTGTACGGCGGTGGCGGAGCGGCCGCACAACATCACGCCGCCGTTCGTCCGCCCGGCCGATGCCATGGGCAACCTTCTGCGGGTGCCGACGGATCGGCTGCTGGAGCAGTACTTCCGGCGTACGGGAGGCGGGAAGAGGCGATGA
- a CDS encoding GlxA family transcriptional regulator, giving the protein MSRPSSSNPHVIAVLALEPVVGFDLTIPPTVFGAATTADGSKLYDVRVCGLGGPVRAGAGFTLTPDHGPEALAAADTVIVPGTYIRQPRYDGTLPDDLAAALATIRPGTRIASICTGAFVLGAAGYLDGRPATTHWERAELFRSVYPQVKLDEDRLFIDDGDVLSSAGLAAGIDLCLHLIRRDFGSEVANRAARHCVVAPWRDGGQSQFIEHAVPEEGSEGTSPTRAWALRHLSTEMSLSAMAAYAQMSVRTFSRRFKAETGQSPGTWLLQQRVRHACHLLETTGLPVDRIAEEAGLGTAASLRHHLRSELGVSPLAYRKTFRAS; this is encoded by the coding sequence ATGAGTCGCCCGTCGTCCTCGAACCCGCACGTGATCGCGGTGCTCGCACTCGAACCGGTCGTCGGGTTCGACCTCACCATCCCGCCGACCGTGTTCGGCGCCGCCACCACGGCCGACGGCAGCAAGCTGTACGACGTCCGCGTCTGCGGCCTCGGCGGACCGGTCCGGGCCGGCGCCGGGTTCACGCTCACCCCGGATCACGGCCCCGAAGCCCTCGCGGCGGCGGACACCGTGATCGTCCCCGGCACCTACATCCGCCAGCCGCGGTACGACGGGACGCTGCCTGACGACCTCGCCGCCGCGCTCGCCACCATCCGGCCCGGCACCCGGATCGCGTCGATCTGCACCGGCGCGTTCGTCCTCGGCGCCGCCGGGTACCTCGACGGCCGTCCAGCGACCACGCACTGGGAGCGGGCCGAGCTGTTCCGCAGCGTTTATCCACAGGTGAAGCTCGACGAGGACCGGCTGTTCATCGACGACGGCGACGTCCTGAGTTCGGCCGGTCTCGCCGCAGGCATCGACCTCTGCCTGCACCTGATCCGCCGCGACTTCGGCAGCGAGGTCGCCAACCGGGCCGCCAGGCACTGTGTCGTGGCACCCTGGCGCGACGGCGGCCAGTCCCAGTTCATCGAGCACGCCGTACCCGAGGAAGGCAGCGAGGGTACGTCGCCGACCCGGGCGTGGGCACTGCGGCACCTGAGCACCGAGATGAGCCTGTCGGCGATGGCGGCGTACGCGCAGATGAGCGTGCGGACGTTCAGCCGGCGCTTCAAGGCCGAGACCGGGCAGTCGCCCGGGACGTGGTTGCTGCAGCAGCGGGTGCGGCACGCGTGCCACCTGCTGGAGACGACCGGCCTGCCCGTCGACCGGATCGCCGAGGAGGCCGGCCTGGGTACGGCGGCCTCCCTGCGACACCACCTGCGGTCGGAGCTCGGGGTCTCCCCGCTCGCCTACCGCAAGACGTTCCGGGCGAGTTAG
- a CDS encoding M24 family metallopeptidase — MARRSALPPIPAAAVLRARLDRAREAAAGTGLVIAPGSDLRYLIGQPGGSFERLTALLIPADGAPALVVPKLEAPGYDGLPLEELGVEVVTWVDGVDPYKLAADRLGGAARVAVSDFTPALHVLAIRDALPKAEQVLAGPIVRELRMRKDAAEIDALRKAGAAIDRVHARVGEWLRPGRTEAEVGADIAAAIVEEGHTGADFVIVASGPNGASPHHALSDRVIEAGDVVVVDIGGPVAEGYNSDSTRTYAVGAPRDADVAATYAVLQEAQQAAVDAVRPGVTAESIDAAARNVIAAAGFGDYFIHRTGHGIGLDVHEEPYIVAGNDLTLEPGMAFSVEPGIYQAGRWGARIEDIVVVTADGVEPMNKQPHDLVEL; from the coding sequence ATGGCCCGTCGCTCAGCACTTCCCCCGATTCCCGCTGCCGCCGTACTCCGTGCTCGCCTGGACCGCGCCCGGGAGGCCGCGGCCGGGACTGGTTTGGTGATCGCGCCGGGCTCCGACCTGCGCTACCTGATCGGTCAGCCGGGCGGCTCGTTCGAGCGGCTCACCGCGTTGCTGATCCCGGCCGACGGCGCCCCGGCGCTCGTCGTACCGAAGCTGGAAGCGCCGGGGTACGACGGCTTGCCGCTCGAAGAGCTGGGCGTCGAGGTCGTGACCTGGGTGGACGGCGTCGACCCGTACAAGCTGGCCGCGGACCGGCTGGGCGGCGCGGCCAGGGTCGCGGTCAGCGACTTCACGCCGGCACTGCACGTGCTGGCGATCCGGGACGCGCTACCGAAGGCCGAGCAGGTGCTGGCCGGCCCGATCGTCCGCGAACTCCGGATGCGCAAGGACGCCGCCGAGATCGACGCGCTCCGGAAGGCGGGCGCCGCGATCGACCGCGTCCACGCCCGGGTCGGCGAATGGCTGCGCCCCGGCCGGACCGAGGCCGAGGTCGGCGCCGACATCGCGGCCGCGATCGTCGAGGAAGGCCACACCGGGGCAGACTTCGTGATCGTCGCCAGCGGCCCGAACGGCGCGAGCCCGCACCACGCGCTGTCCGACCGCGTGATCGAGGCCGGCGACGTGGTGGTCGTGGACATCGGCGGACCGGTCGCCGAGGGCTACAACTCGGACTCCACCCGGACGTACGCCGTCGGTGCGCCGCGGGACGCCGACGTGGCCGCGACGTACGCCGTCCTGCAGGAGGCGCAGCAGGCTGCCGTGGACGCCGTACGGCCAGGTGTGACCGCGGAGTCGATCGACGCGGCCGCGCGGAACGTGATCGCGGCGGCCGGGTTCGGCGACTACTTCATCCACCGGACCGGGCACGGGATCGGGCTGGACGTGCACGAGGAGCCGTACATCGTCGCGGGCAACGACCTGACGCTGGAGCCGGGTATGGCGTTCAGCGTCGAGCCAGGCATCTACCAGGCCGGCCGCTGGGGCGCGCGCATCGAGGACATCGTCGTCGTCACCGCGGACGGTGTGGAGCCGATGAACAAGCAGCCGCACGACCTGGTCGAGCTCTGA